In Natrinema amylolyticum, the DNA window GCCAGAGGAACACGAGGAAGAACACCTCGAAGAACTGCAGGAATGCGAGCGATTCGAAGACGTAGCCGGGTATCGCCAGCAGCGCCAGGAACGCGAGGTGCATCGGCTCGAACGACCGGAGGCGGCTCCGAATGCGTTCGGCGAGCGTCGTCGACTCGCCGGCAGTCGTGCGTTCGGTCATCAGTACGGTAGTTGTTGCCACGGAACTGTAATCGCTTTGTGAAGTACGTTTCACAACGCGGGTTCACACAATTCGTCGACCGCTCGCACGTTCGGAACGGTCAATACGCTGTCGAGAGAACGGAGTCGCATGACGACGGACGACGAGGCGGGGGACTCCGTCCGAGCAGCGTTCTCGCTGCTCGACCACGATATCCGACTCGAGATCCTGCTGGCGTTGCTCGAGGACTGGCACGCCGTCTACACCGAACCGAAGTCGTACACGGAATTGATGGACGCGGTCGGCATGCGCGACAGCGGGCAGTTCAATTACCACCTCGACAAACTCCGCGGCGTCTACGTTCGGGAGGTCGAGGACGGCTACGTTCCCGCGGCGAGCGTGACGGCCCTGTATCGGACCGTCGTGGCGCATCGGCCGACCGACCGCCTCGAGTACGACCCGACGGCGATCGACTCGGCGTGTCCGCGGTGTGATGCGGCGCCGATCCTTCGGTACGAACGAGGGTTCGTCACCGTCGAGTGTTCGGCGTGTGACGATTGGATCGGCTTTACCTATCCGTTCCCGAAAAACGGGTTCGCGGGGCGAAGCGCGGACGCGGTCGCTCGGGCGACGACTCGCCGCGCCAGACACCACATGGCGATGGCCCGGGACGGACAATGTCCGTTCTGTGCGGGCGCGACGACCGTCGATCTCCGTCTCGATGACGGGAGGGACGGCCACTCGGTCGAACTCGAGGACGACCACGTGATCGAGATCGCGTGTGACACCTGTACGTTTCTCGTCGGCGCGGATCCGCTCTCCCCGCTGTTGTTCGACGATCGCGTCGCCGGTGCGCTCGCCGACGTCGGCATCGATCGCGACCGATACGACTGGGAGCTGCCGACGCCGACGATGCGGGTCGAATCCCGGGAACCCGTCCGGGTCGCGCTCGACGTCGCAGGGGAAGGGGGCGCGGTCACGATCACCGTGGACGAGGGATTCGCCGTCCGGTCCGTCGATCGATAGCACACGCTCGAGCGCGCCGAGAACCGATATCGTCACGGGTCTCCCTCGAGGACGGATCGCATCGCGACCGCGTCGCGGTGGGGTTCGTTCGATGCCGGACATCTCTGAAGTGACATTTTTAAGGCCAGGGAGCGATACGTAGCGAATATGGGCATCCTCTCTCGGGCTTCCTACGTTATCCGGTCGAAACTCAACTCGGTGCTCAACCGGGCCGAGGATCCGACCGAAACGCTGGACTACTCTTACGAGCAGATGCGCGACCAGCTCCAGCAGGTCAAGCGGGGTATCGCCGATCTCACCACGCAGAAAAAGCGCCTCGAGATGCAGAAACGTCGCCTCGAGGAGAACGTCGAGAAACACAACGATCAGGCCCGTACCGCCGTCCAACAGGATCGCGAGGATCTGGCGCGACGCGCCCTCGAGAAGAAGAAGACGAAGATGAACCAGATCGAGGATCTCGAGCGCCAGATTTCGGACCTCCAGAATCAGCAGGACCGGCTGATCGAACAGAAGAACGAGCTCCAGAGCCGCATCGAGGAGTTCCGGACCAAAAAGGAGACGATGAAGGCCCGCCACGAGGCCGCGAAGGCCAGCTCCACGGTGTCGGAAGCGATGACGGCCACCGGCGAGGAGTTCGAGGACGTCGGCCGCGCCATCGAGCGGGCGGAAGAACAGACGGAGGACATGGAGGCCCGCGCCGCCGCGATGGACGAACTCCACCAGTCCGGCGCGTTCGACGACGTGCTCTCGGACAAGGACAACATCGACCGCGAACTCGAGCAGCTGTCGACCGACAGCGGCGTCGAGGCCGAACTCGAGACGCTCAAGTCCGACGTCGGGGCCGACACCGATGCGGAGACGGCGTCCGGTGGGGACGTCGAGGCCGACGCAGCAGCCGAGGTCGACGAGGAAGAGCTCACCGAACTCGAGAACGGCGAGCAGGACGAGGTCGAGGCCGAACTGGCGGAGTTACAGGACGAAGAGAACGCGTAACGCCGATTTCGTCCGGATT includes these proteins:
- a CDS encoding winged helix-turn-helix domain-containing protein, which gives rise to MTTDDEAGDSVRAAFSLLDHDIRLEILLALLEDWHAVYTEPKSYTELMDAVGMRDSGQFNYHLDKLRGVYVREVEDGYVPAASVTALYRTVVAHRPTDRLEYDPTAIDSACPRCDAAPILRYERGFVTVECSACDDWIGFTYPFPKNGFAGRSADAVARATTRRARHHMAMARDGQCPFCAGATTVDLRLDDGRDGHSVELEDDHVIEIACDTCTFLVGADPLSPLLFDDRVAGALADVGIDRDRYDWELPTPTMRVESREPVRVALDVAGEGGAVTITVDEGFAVRSVDR
- a CDS encoding PspA/IM30 family protein codes for the protein MGILSRASYVIRSKLNSVLNRAEDPTETLDYSYEQMRDQLQQVKRGIADLTTQKKRLEMQKRRLEENVEKHNDQARTAVQQDREDLARRALEKKKTKMNQIEDLERQISDLQNQQDRLIEQKNELQSRIEEFRTKKETMKARHEAAKASSTVSEAMTATGEEFEDVGRAIERAEEQTEDMEARAAAMDELHQSGAFDDVLSDKDNIDRELEQLSTDSGVEAELETLKSDVGADTDAETASGGDVEADAAAEVDEEELTELENGEQDEVEAELAELQDEENA